ATAAGCCGGCAAACAAAATATCTAGCCTGTGAACTTCCCTCCTGTTGTCATAAACCACAATACCCACAAGATATTAGCTTCGTTCCAATGTAGATTACTAGATAGATACCGAAACGATAAGAAAGTACCTTGAATGCGAGAATGCGCGGTGCTGGAAACCGGAACTCGGTTAATTCTTCAGCTAACGTTCTGCAAGCTGCTAAAACCGCAGCGCTCTTCACCTCATCAGCAGACAGTTCGGCTCCCTAAACCAACACACAGATGAACAAAAATGCTTCCgacaaatatattattattgcaTGAACATTATGCAAGACGAGAGAAACTTACCAACCAAATAAATACATCTGTGCCATGGTCAAGAATAACAGCTTTATCCGACTGCATCGAGAGATCATACGCTGGTAGCTCCTCGAACGTGCCTCCTTCTTGGTGCATCAAGCAACGTGGAGCCACCATTCGTAGAGACAGATCGAAAGATGCGTTCAGAAACAAGTTCCTTAGCACCGATCTTTCATCTTCAGAACCAATGATGTTTCCTAAAAGAGGACCTCTCCTAAGATGGAAGAGAAGCTCGGGAAGACAAGATAGTTCCTTGGGGAAGCTATAAAGCTTTGATTTCGGCACTTGTGATCCAAATTTCAAAGGAATGTCTTTGATTCTCTCGTCTACGGTGGCACGCATATCGACTGCGTCCTTCTGAGATTTCGCTATCAAAAGAGTTCTCTTGGAGATGAGAACCGCAGCAGCTTCGTCTACAACACTCTGAAGATACGCTGAGACACTATCAACGGTTGGTAGTTTGAACGTGATCACCCGAGACACATCTGCTTGATAAACATCTGAATAATGGAAAGCAAACTGGAAAAAGACGTGATCGCCCTGGATGTCTCTCTTATTCTCCATCGAGATAGAGAAGCTTTGTGTCTCTTCGACACTTAGCATCTGAATACAAACAGCTGGATCACTCTTAAACGTCTCGTAAGTTTCTGAATATGCTTCTTCGCCAGGTCCAATCACCTGAGTTATACGAATATCATCGGAGCATCGAACTTCAAGCAGGCCGTGTGAACCAGCTGCTCTAGTGGCCGCCCTCTGCAAATCCACGCCAAAGGCTTCACCAAAATCATCGTGGAGAACCAAAACACCACCTGAGGTTTTTGCGAGTGGCTGCAGGACAGGAACTCTGAGAGGGCAAGTCCCAGCGCACAATATGTCCACGACCGTGTTGTGTCTGTGAGCTTCACGCCCTAAAGTCTCCATCCATTTTATAGCTGTCTTTTCCATGTAAGGATAATTTGGATGGCTCATGGAATGGGGTACTGATCCGGGTCCATATGTTACGGGTCCACCAGCGCAAACGATGATTCTACTGTTACCTCCTGCTCTTCTGACCACTCCCCGAGACATTTCTGCAGATGGTCCTTGAATTATGGCCAGAGCAGCCTCAACAGCAGTTCCAAGGCACCTGTCCCTAGACGCTTCAGGAACATTCAACGTGTATGGTCTTAAGGACGAGAATATCTCATGTGCTACCTTCAGTGATGCATGCATTGGTGACAAGTATACACCGGTCCCATAAATCAGCGATTTCATCGACTCTGCAGATGGTGATTTAGCACCAGAGATAACATCGGCTGAAGCTACAGATTCTTCAGAGAAATCGTATATCGAAACAGTACGGCCATACACTACAATCCCAAGCCTTGTGGTTTGTGGAAGCGAGTCTACAAATGCATGCAAAGAGCTCTGCAAGTGCTGAAGGTGTGGTTCATCTAAACACTCATCGATAACGAGAACGACTGGTGCAGATGTCCGAGAGTCAGAGGCAGGAACAAACCCAGGTCTCCTGTTTCCAGTCTGAACATAATCAACCAGAGGCAACGAGAGTTCTGGATAGTTACGCAATTCATCCTTGCTCATAGCCACATATTCACCTTTACTCCCATTCATTTTCTCGCAGATAACACACTGCCATTGCCCTGAACCAATTAATATGGAGGTGTAAGGATTAGAATACGCTCCACAGTGTAGACAGCGATGTGGATCACGTTGGATAATCTGAGGACCAGGACTAATCTCCCTCCCCGCAGAAACTATAGCTCCAAAACCCAAACTAGCTACATTGGCTAGCTTCTTCTGCCTTAAAACCTACAATAACCAAGAAAAAGGACACAACTTAGCAAGTGACATTACGAGATTATGAACACCAAATGTGAACTATAAGGATAAGAAAATACTTTATTGGCAGAAAACAAAACGTAAGGCGAGTCTGCAGCAATAGGTTCCTCCATTCTAACAACATCAGGAAGATCACGCTGAGATCCAGTAGAAGACCCGTTCGAGTAATAAGAAGGTGTAGACACGGGCAGAGAAGAAGCAGTGGCCGAAGAGTACCCCATAGGCTGAGGAGTAGCTGGTGAGGTACGGAAAGGCACAGCTGCtggtttaaccggagtgttaaAGACCGGAGGACCAGGGGGAGTACTCATACGAGGAATAGGGCTCCCCGTTCTGATAGCATTCGAAGGCGACAACAGGTTTGGTGAATGCATGTGGTCAGGTCTGAAGCTTGGTGGTGCTTGAGGATACCTAGGAGGTGTAGGTGAAGGTACTACCGAAGGAGAATGAGAGAGTGGTTGTGGTGAAGGTCTATCTGGTTCTAATGGAGTGAGAGTCCCCGGGTGGTTAACCGATCGATGTGGTACGTTAGCCATCTGATTCCAAGTTTCACTACTTACGAAATAGGTTCTAGCAAAGTAAGATCACAATCCACAAGATGAACAGACTAGGACTGTGCTCAGATCGAATCCAGATCAAGAATCTGCAGAGAATTTCTCAACAAGATCAAAAAACAAAGTTCGAACAAAATCCACAATCACAATCCACAAGCTGAATGTTTCTACAACTGTATCCAGATCACGAATCTACGGAGAATCTGAGCTCAAAAGATTAAAATACACAGGAAGACTGCGAACGTTTCTCTACTTACGAACAAAGTAAGATCGCAATCCACAAGCTGAACAGCCTAGAACTGTACTCAGAACGAATCTAGATCAAGAAACTACAGAGAATTTAAACAATTGCGAAATTCAAAATCACTAGTTCGTTCGTTTCCTTGAACTGTATCCAGATCACGAATCTGCAGAGAATCTGAGCTCAAAAACTCGAATACACAATACGATTGCGAAACCTATCCTTCTAACCAAAACCACAAGTTCGTTTCGTTCCTTTTGATTGAGAAAATCGACTTACCAGTCCCCCGATTCGTATATCACCGACGATCTGGCGAAGTGTATATCAACCTCGCCGCGAAAGGCTAATCGGAAAATCAGGCGGAGATCGAGAATTGAGAGAACCCCTAATCGCGAGATTCGTGAGACGAATTTTTGACTCGCATTGAATTTGTTTCTAGCTTTGCAATCTCACGAGACTCCATTTTCACCTTTTCGATTTCGTCTCCTGTGTGTGTGTGGGGGCAGTATCGTAAATTTTGACAGATTCTGGTCATTCTACTCACCGCTCTTTGCCTTGCTGGCACAACCGTGAGATTcgattggtttaaaaatataacgcCAGCGCATTGCATGACGTGGCTTTAAACGACGCCGGTTTGGGATCTCTTCAAAAAAGCAGTGAAACAAGTAACGCAACGGTTAAAGACTGATACTGACCTACTTAGGGAACAAGAAAGGCTTAAATCAAACTCCAGTATAAGTTGATGTGGGATATATAACTTAAAGAAAGAAACaatgaagaaaaatattttattattatataagttATAACCTCACTGTTAATTTGTGAGATTACTATCTGTTcgcaatttataaaaaagatcCTTAAAATAGATGTTGGTCCTGAGTTAAAGTTTATGAAAGTATTGTTTAGATGCTCGACAAATTGTAAATTTAGAAGAAATCAATCTCACAATTATAATCTTAATGCAAGAATATGGTTTCTCCTCCCTTGATCCATTTTGAAGAAGTGTAATTGGACTGTTAAAATATGATAGTACAATATGCTAATTAAGCATTTAACACCTGTTTCTAATGTTTTCCTAGGATATATAAGGCTTAATGTTTTTCTAATGTACCGTACTTCATATCAATACAACAAACATATTCACATCATTGACTTTGATTTTTAACAGTCCAATTTATTTCAATATCAAACAACAAGCATATTCACACCATTGACTttgatttttcaaattaaaataaactatactaTCACGTCTTTTGCTTTGATTCATTGCCTCTCCATAAACCTAACTTTTCCAGATCCCATACAGGGCAATCAAGTCTTAAGAATACCTTTCTGGATGTTGTATCCCATCCTACATGGAGGTAAGATTGGATGacaatgtatatcaaactccaATGTAAGTTGATGTGGggtttataatttaagaaagaaaaaatgaggaaaactattttttatcacATAACCTCAGTGTTAACTTGTGAGATTATTATCTGTTAacgattaaaaaaagaaaacaatttctAAAAAATGTTGGTTGTGGTTTAAAGTTTATGAAATTATTGTTTATAcgctaaataaatttataaaattagaatCATAAGTATAATCTTAAAGCAAGAAGGGTTTCACCTCCCTTAATTAGACCCTTTTGGAAGAAGTCTATTGGACTGTTAAAATATGATAGTATATTCTAAGCATATCAGACCCATATTCTAAGGTATGAGACCTAATCCATGTATAAGTATATCTCTTTAGAGTGTAAAATACTTCGATATCAGTACAATAGGTATATTCACATCATTGACTTTATTTTCaacttaaaataaactatactaGCACGTTGTTTTTTGCTCTGGTTCATTGCCTCTCCATAAACCAAACTTTTCCAGATCCCATATATATCCAACCCTTCACCAAACTAGGATGGTGAATATTAGGCATTAAGAAGAATCAGAGCAACCCTTTATTGAGCTATATTGGACAAATACCAGATGATGATAATAGACCCACCACGAAAAACGAAATTAGGAAATCACAAGGTATACATTAGTGTGTAAAGGCCAAACCCATGGCAAATATCCAATtgtagaaaatagtgatttatgACTTTTTCATGTGTTAATAATACTCCTTATGtcacaatatatacataattgtGTTAAGGCCAAACCCATGGCCAATATCATCACAGTGATCACCATGTGATGTTGATTTGTATAAAATAGTGATTTATATGACTTCTCATGTTCAATACTCCTTAtgcaaccaaaagaaaaatgttttaaaaattgcattctaaactttatatttaattttattaattaacagtgtttgacaaaaataacaataattaacagtgaactattttattaaatttttttttttttttttaaaaaaaattagctaTAGAAAATAGTGGATTTATAAGTTCcacttgtatttttaatatggtGAAAAGCCGgggaaaaaatattaatttgaaatGGATAGGTAGGGTAGTATTAACTATCCAAGTGTACATTCACCCGAGGAATCAATAATTGATAATGAGAAgtgggaaaagaaaagagagataaTTAGTCACCTTCACTGATTATacaaataaactttcatttggATCAATGGTTGTATTAAATTGTGTATGAATCTTGTAAAATACTTATGatatcagttacaaaaaaaaaaaaaaaacttatgataTCAATATATATTCTGATTTTGTcgaaaaaataaactttcattaaATCAGTCATCATATGTATGCATTAGATAGCATATAACTTGCATGTGGTCTAGAATATCGATCATCATTTTCCATACGTGGCATAGTAGGACCCCACGCTATCAAAAGCCTATAAGTTATTTACACACCCCACCAAACACCAATCACACTTCTTCTTGTCCATTTGTTCAAAcctcaaaactttttttttctcgtttTAAGTTAAATAAAGATTACATTTTAATCTAATTTGTTGTTCTGGAGATTCCTCCTTTCTTGGGAAATGGAGAACCAACCTTTAATCAGTCCTCAATCACGTTACCCCCTCCACCCCATCCCTGAAaacccctcctcctcctccttctccgccgctgccgccgccgccgccgtaaCAATCCCTCACTCAACCTCAACCCCATCTTTCTCCCAAGAAAGCATCCAACCACACCACCACGACCTCGAAAAATCCGAACCAGACCCAGACTCCTACTTCAACAACCCTCGTCCACTCCACCGATGCCGCACGGCACCCGCCATGGTCATCATCAAAGACCTCACACGCAACAAATCCACCTCCTCCGAGCCCAAGAAGCCTTCCCCAATCTCCAAATCAATCATCAAACAAGCCATCTTCCTCCTCGTCGTCTACCTAACCTTAGGCGTCTCAATCTACTCCTTCAACAGAGACCACTACTCCGGCGTCGAGACCCACCCCGTCGTCGACGCGCTCTACTTCTGCATCGTCACCATGTGCACGATCGGCTACGGAGACATCGCCCCGTTGACTCCCTGGACCAAGATCTTCGCCGTGGTCTTCGTCttgttcgggttcggtttcttGGATATTTTGCTGAGCGGCGTCGTCAACTACGTTCTTGATCTCCAAGAGAGCATGATCCTCACCGGCATCCAAATGGGCTCCTCGAGAGGGAGTCATAGATTCTCTGCTAAAGACTATATCATCGATTTCGAGAAAGGGAGGATGAGGATAAGGATGAAAGTGTTTTTAGCGCTCTGCGTCGTCGTTTTGTGTGTCGGAGTTGGCGCGCTGGTTTTGCATTTCGTCGAGGGGCTTGATTTAGTTGATTCGGTATACTTGTCGGTTATGTCCGTCACCACGGTCGGGTACGGTGACAGGGCCTTTAAGACGCTTGAAGGGCGGCTTTTCGCCGCGGCGTGGCTGCTCGTGTCGACGCTCGCGGTGGCGCGTGCTTTTATTTATCTGGCGGAAGCGAGGATCGATCGGAGGCATCGGAGGGCTGTGAAGTTCGCGTTGAATAGAGAGATTACAGTCGAGGATTTGCTCGCTGCTGATACTTATCAGCATGGTTTCATCAGGTACACAAACTTTA
This genomic stretch from Brassica napus cultivar Da-Ae chromosome C9, Da-Ae, whole genome shotgun sequence harbors:
- the LOC106426653 gene encoding protein transport protein SEC23, whose product is MANVPHRSVNHPGTLTPLEPDRPSPQPLSHSPSVVPSPTPPRYPQAPPSFRPDHMHSPNLLSPSNAIRTGSPIPRMSTPPGPPVFNTPVKPAAVPFRTSPATPQPMGYSSATASSLPVSTPSYYSNGSSTGSQRDLPDVVRMEEPIAADSPYVLFSANKVLRQKKLANVASLGFGAIVSAGREISPGPQIIQRDPHRCLHCGAYSNPYTSILIGSGQWQCVICEKMNGSKGEYVAMSKDELRNYPELSLPLVDYVQTGNRRPGFVPASDSRTSAPVVLVIDECLDEPHLQHLQSSLHAFVDSLPQTTRLGIVVYGRTVSIYDFSEESVASADVISGAKSPSAESMKSLIYGTGVYLSPMHASLKVAHEIFSSLRPYTLNVPEASRDRCLGTAVEAALAIIQGPSAEMSRGVVRRAGGNSRIIVCAGGPVTYGPGSVPHSMSHPNYPYMEKTAIKWMETLGREAHRHNTVVDILCAGTCPLRVPVLQPLAKTSGGVLVLHDDFGEAFGVDLQRAATRAAGSHGLLEVRCSDDIRITQVIGPGEEAYSETYETFKSDPAVCIQMLSVEETQSFSISMENKRDIQGDHVFFQFAFHYSDVYQADVSRVITFKLPTVDSVSAYLQSVVDEAAAVLISKRTLLIAKSQKDAVDMRATVDERIKDIPLKFGSQVPKSKLYSFPKELSCLPELLFHLRRGPLLGNIIGSEDERSVLRNLFLNASFDLSLRMVAPRCLMHQEGGTFEELPAYDLSMQSDKAVILDHGTDVFIWLGAELSADEVKSAAVLAACRTLAEELTEFRFPAPRILAFKEGSSQARYFVCRLIPAHKDPPYEQEARFPQVRRLTAEQRRKLKSSFIEFDEESFCEWMRSLRVVPPEPR
- the LOC106426583 gene encoding two-pore potassium channel 5, with protein sequence MENQPLISPQSRYPLHPIPENPSSSSFSAAAAAAAVTIPHSTSTPSFSQESIQPHHHDLEKSEPDPDSYFNNPRPLHRCRTAPAMVIIKDLTRNKSTSSEPKKPSPISKSIIKQAIFLLVVYLTLGVSIYSFNRDHYSGVETHPVVDALYFCIVTMCTIGYGDIAPLTPWTKIFAVVFVLFGFGFLDILLSGVVNYVLDLQESMILTGIQMGSSRGSHRFSAKDYIIDFEKGRMRIRMKVFLALCVVVLCVGVGALVLHFVEGLDLVDSVYLSVMSVTTVGYGDRAFKTLEGRLFAAAWLLVSTLAVARAFIYLAEARIDRRHRRAVKFALNREITVEDLLAADTYQHGFISKSEYIVLKLKEMGKVSDKDINQVVNQFDKLDPNNLGKITLPDLLGGPL